From Antennarius striatus isolate MH-2024 chromosome 14, ASM4005453v1, whole genome shotgun sequence, the proteins below share one genomic window:
- the ahdc1 gene encoding transcription factor Gibbin encodes MSGLSDHLRSVQTGAPVGFVGTQAEGKACVGGLEGLAEAELWTRELRLQEGSQGPSNDGRAPVTSNNFTSPSPSALANGLHQQRRLGYSSCWRRQNEIHNTAETFPETLRNMQTHIDPDVHAQTASQPHIDNCGHVDVNANTGSVALEQPRAPTPEAIHTTSPQPLSLALGSHPGSTNQLATPVHTAETETPSTFCHVPTDSNPDSSSLPVEAEKKYALRSSGRPRFPCHLRKSSRLRRGTEDGERKAGKEREEEVEILEEIWRVKEEEVAVGEREDLSVEAVLPTTPCPTDIALALTIPKPVPKAVPKPGPRVGHRPGPKSRSRPTLKSVHKAAPKSVMKKRQAAQSITHRSATPFPFVNTSTGPASVFSVQEERVSNLGTTPSNNRKRGRFVGVRRIVVKVARIPVSLSRRQKSYKISNLETVTGMDKSHDGALEGSEGVREPTALLRMKNNGKSVMVMFPPGELPVILKRRRGRPPKQALPGIPADPQSTGNAGGNGDQPKKLQRRRRTKLPCPYPSYVNDTNDVKAEYGDVLSKLAFLNRQPLTTGRSSPPRCWTPSEPESFHTPLENPGISTLLHRLTGSRRPRGGRGGGSGRGAGMAGGIVRNKSTFSDFFESIGKKRKPSPLSEHGLPRKRGKGVGGVGRGGGIVGTEPGGEKVVRKRRVRKNGVFKGERMPMGQDWPNGAGGWGEDGSMDKEKGFSGYQLCGSSRGGFSSCEFGRGGSFGRSGGSRGVGPAGEDSQGLFAGYFRSLLDSDDSSDLLDISSQSDPRKASSTPGYEPSSPATGHRWSPAFPKWSTKSDSGGGEGSAHAHCSSARPPFSYGSLAQISPTTSSYPKSTPPTLSRSPSSPHLASYGHYSPGYSSSSPAVPQRSSDCSFAYGSGHGSGKAAAQMSYSSYQAAVKRGFGGYPGACHSSVVRGESTGPTSPGGGFMSVVKSSPFSSSSSPEGFKQYNSNQWSYRQAFGGWSPDNFGHHFHGYGEYGSNESKDILDISNYTPQKAKRQPFPESLSESSSDSSHPGTAATGGGPSSSGGNYKHNETASVGGEGSQSSLSSLEKLMMDWHESASGPSYNWSQNVLFQGGGTGKPGRGRRKRTELQSEKEGGSFLHSDSPSSPSPTPTPGPKRGGVGGRGRGSRGGRGGLSPCQRERLSGAKGRGKAASSSGAGGALTSGGPEGSGLFQEGLDYYSGDSSSLSPLATSNPAMPSSYLQDPCEYPSPYSAHPSTPSSEERYPALYPGESSSSLSPSVSSPPYPPKPTPPPPQSYHPVPSRTFSPSCSPSPRVTPHCGTALSPPHRPPPKDPQFSQYDSPSYCSSPYWYGQTSHSSSPSPHSHSAHTNTAVHTHNNQHTSPHGNPLASPNVNTHINPTSHDAHHVNTQPHANLSSHTNTHSSSHLQSNPLSHSTPQTNNHPHHNAHTNPNSHLSSHTLSNPSSSLHSHSTPVLYEECSPPLTVPPHKRDLAPAPLAMSTGHRQGPLPHSPYPKPPLDSSPHQDDASGFSLSHQSYQGMGHCYTSQAAQGGGVLCQLLDPANDDSFSVTSL; translated from the exons ATGAGTGGCTTGTCAGATCACCTACGTTCAGTCCAAACTGGGGCTCCAGTGGGTTTTGTTGGGACTCAGGCAGAAGGAAAAGCTTGTGTGGGAGGGCTGGAGGGGCTGGCAGAGGCTGAGCTCTGGACCAGGGAGCTCAGGCTCCAGGAGGGGTCCCAGGGTCCCTCGAATGATGGACGGGCTCCAGTGACTTCCAACAACTTTACCTCCCCGTCTCCCTCCGCCTTGGCCAACGGCCTCCATCAGCAGAGGAGGCTGGGATACAGCAGCTGCTGGCGAAGGCAGAACGAGATTCATAATACTGCTGAGACATTCCCAGAGACACTTAGAAACATGCAAACGCACATAGACCCGGATGTGCATGCACAGACTGCTTCACAGCCACATATAGACAATTGTGGACACGTAGATGTGAATGCAAATACAGGCTCTGTAGCACTAGAACAACCCAGAGCTCCCACACCAGAGGCCATACACACAACATCACCTCAACCCTTGTCTTTGGCACTTGGCAGTCACCCTGGCTCCACCAACCAACTGGCAACTCCTGTTCACactgcagagacagagacaccCTCAACCTTTTGTCATGTCCCGACGGATTCAAACCCAgactcctcttctcttcccGTGGAGGCAGAGAAGAAGTACGCACTCCGCAGCTCCGGTCGTCCCCGCTTCCCTTGTCATCTGCGCAAATCCTCCCGTTTACGCCGAGGcacagaggatggagagaggaaagcgggcaaagaaagagaagaggaggttGAAATATTGGAGGAGATCTGGAGGGTTAAAGAGGAGGAAGTGGCTGTTGGCGAGAGAGAAGATTTATCTGTGGAGGCTGTTCTGCCCACAACTCCCTGCCCTACAGACATCGCTTTGGCTCTCACGATACCAAAACCTGTTCCTAAAGCTGTTCCCAAACCGGGGCCCAGAGTCGGGCATAGACCAGGACCTAAATCAAGGTCTAGGCCCACACTGAAATCTGTCCATAAAGCAGCTCCTAAAAGTGTCATGAAAAAGCGTCAAGCAGCCCAATCCATAACTCATCGCAGTGCCACTCCTTTCCCTTTTGTAAATACGTCCACTGGTCCTGCATCTGTTTTCAGTGTACAGGAGGAACGTGTTTCGAATTTGGGGACCACACCTTCGAATAACCGGAAACGTGGGCGTTTTGTCGGC GTGAGGAGGATTGTTGTCAAGGTCGCTCGCATTCCCGTCAGCCTTAGCCGTCGACAGAAGAGCTACAAGATTTCAAATTTGGAAACGGTCACAGGGATGGACAAAAGCCACGATGGCGCTCTGGAGGGCTCGGAGGGAGTTCGAGAGCCCACTGCCCTTCTTCGCATGAAAAACAATGGGAAGAGCGTCATGGTGATGTTCCCTCCTGGAGAACTGCCTGTTATTCTCAAACGCAGGCGTGGAAGACCACCTAAACAAGCTCTGCCAGGAATACCGGCAGACCCTCAGAGTACTGGGAACGCTGGTGGGAATGGAGACCAGCCCAAAAAGCTTCAAAGGCGACGTCGGACTAAACTTCCCTGTCCTTATCCATCTTATGTTAATGATACTAACGATGTGAAAGCAGAGTATGGGGATGTTCTATCCAAACTGGCCTTCTTAAACCGCCAACCCCTGACCACCGGACGCTCCTCTCCCCCTCGCTGCTGGACACCCAGTGAACCAGAAAGCTTTCATACTCCCTTGGAAAACCCTGGAATATCAACCTTGCTCCATCGGCTCACAGGGTCCAGACGCCCCCGAGGTGGCAGAGGAGGGGGCAGTGGAAGGGGGGCAGGAATGGCTGGGGGCATTGTGCGCAATAAGAGTACTTTCAGTGACTTTTTTGAATCCATTGGCAAGAAGCGAAAACCAAGCCCACTGTCTGAGCATGGATTACCTAGGAAAAGGGGAAAGGGTGTAGGTGGGGTTGGTAGGGGGGGAGGAATCGTTGGAACTGAGCCTGGGGGAGAGAAAGTAGTTAGAAAGAGACGCGTGAGAAAAAATGGTGTTTTTAAAGGGGAACGAATGCCCATGGGGCAGGACTGGCCCAACGGGGCAGGTGGCTGGGGTGAAGATGGGAGTATGGACAAGGAGAAAGGTTTTAGTGGGTATCAGTTATGTGGATCTTCAAGGGGGGGGTTTTCCTCATGTGAGTTTGGAAGGGGAGGGTCTTTTGGCAGGTCCGGAGGAAGCAGAGGGGTTGGGCCAGCTGGTGAGGACTCACAAGGACTCTTTGCTGGATATTTCCGCTCACTCCTTGACTCTGATGATTCTTCAGACCTGTTGGACATCTCCTCACAGTCAGACCCCCGTAAAGCTTCATCTACCCCTGGATATGAGCCATCCAGTCCAGCAACTGGTCACAGGTGGTCTCCTGCATTCCCCAAGTGGAGCACCAAGAGTGACAGTGGTGGGGGGGAGGGTTCAGCACATGCACATTGCTCCTCAGCCAGGCCTCCATTCAGCTATGGCAGCCTGGCCCAAATATCACCCACTACGTCTAGCTATCCTAAATCCACTCCTCCTACTCTCTCACGCTCTCCTAGCTCACCCCATTTGGCCTCTTATGGTCACTACTCCCCTGGCTACTCTTCCTCGTCTCCTGCAGTGCCACAGAGATCTTCTGATTGCAGCTTTGCATATGGATCAGGACACGGCAGTGGCAAAGCCGCCGCTCAGATGAGTTATTCTAGCTACCAGGCAGCAGTCAAGCGAGGCTTTGGTGGGTATCCTGGAGCATGTCATTCCTCTGTGGTGCGGGGGGAATCGACAGGACCCACGTCTCCAGGAGGGGGGTTCATGTCTGTCGTGAAGAGTAGTCcattcagctcctcctcctctccagagGGTTTCAAACAGTACAACTCCAATCAGTGGAGCTATAG ACAAGCTTTTGGTGGTTGGTCCCCAGATAACTTTGGGCATCATTTCCACGGTTACGGTGAATATGGCTCCAATGAGTCCAAAGACATCTTGGATATCTCCAACTACACCCCCCAGAAGGCGAAACGGCAACCCTTCCCTGAGAGTCTGTCAGAATCATCCTCCGACTCTTCACATCCTGGGACAGCTGCCACCGGTGGAGGACCCAGCTCCTCAGGTGGCAACTACAAACACAACGAGACTGCTTCTGTTGGTGGAGAAGGCAGTCAATCAAGTCTGTCCAGTCTGGAGAAGTTGATGATGGATTGGCATGAGAGTGCTTCAGGGCCGTCTTATAACTGGAGCCAAAATGTTCTCTTCCAAGGTGGGGGAACAGGCAAACCTGGCCGTGGTCGCAGGAAACGGACTGAACTGCAATCTGAAAAAGAAGGAGGTTCTTTTTTACACTCCGATTCCCCATCCAGTCCCTCCCCGACACCTACACCTGGACCTAAACGGGGAGGGGTCGGAGGACGAGGGAGAGGGTCTAGAGGAGGCAGAGGTGGTTTGTCTCCTTGTCAAAGAGAACGACTGTCTGGAGCCAAAGGCAGGGGCAAAGCTGCCTCTTCATCTGGAGCAGGGGGGGCATTGACTTCTGGAGGTCCAGAGGGTTCTGGGCTGTTCCAGGAGGGGCTGGACTATTACAGCGGAGACAGTAGTAGCCTCTCACCCTTGGCCACTTCCAATCCGGCAATGCCCTCCAGCTACCTCCAGGACCCCTGTGAGTACCCTTCCCCTTACTCTGCCCACCCCTCTACGCCTTCGTCAGAGGAGCGATATCCAGCGTTGTACCCTGGggagtcctcctcctccctctcccctaGTGTATCATCTCCTCCGTACCCTCCTAAGCCTACGCCTCCTCCACCCCAGTCTTACCACCCAGTCCCTTCCAGGACCTTCTCCCCCTCTTGCTCCCCCTCGCCCCGCGTAACACCCCACTGCGGCACAGCTCTCAGCCCCCCTCACCGCCCCCCTCCCAAAGACCCACAGTTCTCACAGTATGACTCTCCCAGCTACTGCAGCTCCCCCTACTGGTACGGACAGACATCGCACAGTAGCAGCCCTAGCCCACACTCGcacagtgcacacacaaacacagctgtgcacacacacaacaaccaacacacaaGTCCTCACGGTAATCCTCTTGCTAGCCCAAACGTAAACACGCATATTAACCCAACTTCTCATGACGCGCACCATGTCAACACACAACCCCACGCAAACCTGAGTTCACATACCAACACCCATTCGTCCTCACACCTTCAGAGCAACCCCCTCTCCCATTCAACCCCTCAAACCAACAATCACCCCCACCACAATGCACACACCAACCCCAACTCTCACCTCTCCTCCCATACACTCTCCAACCCCAGTTCCAGCCTCCACTCCCACTCAACACCTGTGCTTTACGAGGAGTGCAGCCCTCCCTTGACCGTGCCCCCCCACAAGCGGGATCTGGCCCCTGCCCCTCTTGCCATGAGCACAGGCCATCGCCAGGGCCCCTTGCCACACTCCCCTTACCCCAAGCCTCCCCTGGACTCTTCACCACATCAGGACGACGCTAGCGGCTTCTCCTTGTCCCATCAATCCTACCAAGGAATGGGACACTGCTACACCTCCCAGGCGGCTCAGGGAGGTGGGGTGCTGTGCCAGCTTCTGGACCCAGCCAATGATGATAGCTTCAGCGTTACCAGTCTGTAA